A DNA window from Thiobacillus denitrificans ATCC 25259 contains the following coding sequences:
- a CDS encoding HlyC/CorC family transporter — translation MDNISTGTLFGVLAVLLLTSAFFSASETAMMAINRYRLRHAADSGVRGAVRAQALLDQTDKLLGVILLGNNLVNAASGTLSAVLAIRLFGDGEIVLFTATLLLTFLILVFSEVTPKVLGASFPERVAYPATLLLAPLLKLAYPVVWFVNLFVQGILKLAHIKQPDPTQGNSLGLEELRTIVLESSGRLPREHHRILVNLLELEDITVDDVMTPRSQIEAIDIEDDPERLRQQISTSHHTRLVVYQGAPDAVLGVLHVRRVLHALSGDVLDPEMMKQNLEEAYFVPAGTPLFTQLRNFQTARRRLALVVDEYGELQGLVTLEDLLEEMVGEFTTQAPSDTGYLRREEDGTWLAEGSVLLRHLNRKLGLALPLDGPKTLNGLLLEHFEDIPEAGVSLKLGDVPVEIVQTQDRAVKMARIYLPAVPEAASSRAST, via the coding sequence TTGGACAACATTTCCACCGGCACGCTGTTCGGCGTGCTCGCGGTCCTGCTTCTGACCTCGGCGTTCTTCTCTGCATCCGAGACCGCGATGATGGCGATCAATCGCTATCGCCTGCGCCACGCGGCGGACTCGGGCGTGCGTGGCGCCGTGCGCGCACAGGCGCTGCTCGATCAGACCGACAAGCTTCTGGGTGTGATCCTGCTTGGCAACAATCTCGTCAACGCGGCGTCCGGCACCCTGTCGGCGGTGCTGGCGATCCGCCTGTTCGGCGACGGCGAGATCGTGCTGTTCACGGCGACCCTGCTGCTGACCTTCCTGATTCTCGTGTTCAGCGAAGTCACGCCCAAGGTTCTTGGTGCGTCGTTTCCGGAGCGCGTGGCCTATCCGGCGACACTGCTGCTCGCGCCCCTGCTGAAGCTCGCCTACCCGGTGGTGTGGTTCGTGAATCTCTTCGTCCAGGGCATCCTCAAGCTCGCACACATCAAGCAACCTGATCCGACGCAGGGCAACAGCCTGGGCCTCGAAGAGCTGCGGACCATCGTGCTGGAATCTTCGGGTCGGCTGCCGCGCGAGCACCACCGGATACTGGTGAACCTGCTCGAGCTCGAAGACATCACCGTGGACGACGTCATGACGCCCCGAAGCCAGATCGAGGCGATCGACATCGAGGACGATCCGGAACGCTTGCGCCAGCAGATCTCGACCAGTCACCACACGCGCCTCGTCGTCTACCAGGGTGCGCCCGACGCCGTTCTCGGGGTTCTGCACGTGCGTCGCGTCCTCCACGCGCTGAGTGGGGACGTGCTCGATCCGGAGATGATGAAGCAAAACCTCGAGGAGGCCTATTTCGTTCCCGCCGGTACGCCGCTATTCACCCAGTTGCGCAATTTCCAGACCGCCCGGCGACGGCTCGCGCTCGTGGTCGACGAATACGGCGAGCTGCAGGGGCTCGTGACGCTCGAGGATCTGCTCGAGGAGATGGTCGGCGAATTCACCACCCAGGCGCCTTCCGACACGGGCTACCTGCGCAGGGAAGAAGACGGAACTTGGCTCGCGGAAGGTTCCGTGCTGTTGCGCCACCTCAACCGCAAGCTCGGCCTCGCGCTTCCGCTGGACGGGCCGAAAACCCTCAATGGCCTTTTGCTCGAACACTTCGAGGACATTCCGGAGGCCGGGGTGAGTCTCAAGCTCGGCGATGTGCCCGTCGAAATCGTGCAAACCCAGGATCGCGCGGTCAAAATGGCGCGGATATACCTTCCGGCCGTACCGGAAGCGGCGTCTTCGCGCGCCTCAACTTAG
- the pilB gene encoding type IV-A pilus assembly ATPase PilB, which produces MAAVTNTNNLTGLARAMVNHGWLSEQDAEGVWNRAHQSGDSFVTELIKGRRFKADQVAEFAAASFGFPYLDLNAMDAESLPQGLLDQKLVQKRRVLALYQRGNKLYVATSDPTHLQALDEVKFQTGQAVEPVVVEDDKLGKLIEKAGEASESTMAVLNAEDLDLDFADEESAAAVQETGGIEIDDAPVVRYLQKIMLDAINMGASDIHLEPYEKFYRIRYRRDGMLYEVAQPPMAIKDKVASRIKVLSRLDISEKRVPQDGRMKLVLSKNRAIDFRVSTLPTLYGEKIVMRILDPSSAQLGIEALGYEPWQKDLLMDAIRRPYGMVLVTGPTGSGKTVSLYTCLNILNKPDVNISTAEDPAEIQLPGINQVNVNDKAGLTFSAALKSFLRQDPDVIMVGEIRDLETADIAIKAAQTGHMVMSTLHTNDAPGTLTRLLNMGVAPFNVASSVILITAQRLGRRLCSCKQPADVPTETLLAAGFTEDQLDGTWQPYRPVGCEICGGSGYKGRVGIYQVMPITDAMTRIILKGGNESDIADQAKREGVLDLRQAGLLKVKAGLTSLEEVEAVTNI; this is translated from the coding sequence ATGGCCGCTGTAACGAACACGAACAACCTGACCGGGCTGGCGCGTGCGATGGTCAACCACGGCTGGCTGTCCGAGCAGGACGCCGAGGGGGTGTGGAATCGTGCGCACCAGTCCGGCGACTCGTTCGTGACCGAGCTGATCAAGGGGCGGCGCTTCAAGGCCGACCAGGTCGCCGAATTCGCCGCGGCGTCCTTCGGCTTTCCCTATCTCGACCTCAACGCGATGGACGCCGAGAGCCTGCCGCAAGGCCTGCTCGACCAGAAGCTGGTGCAGAAGCGGCGGGTGCTCGCGCTCTATCAGCGCGGCAACAAGCTGTACGTGGCGACCTCCGACCCCACGCACCTGCAAGCGCTCGACGAGGTGAAATTCCAGACCGGGCAGGCCGTCGAACCGGTGGTCGTCGAAGACGACAAGCTCGGCAAGCTGATCGAAAAGGCAGGCGAGGCCTCGGAAAGCACGATGGCCGTGTTGAACGCCGAAGACCTCGACCTCGATTTCGCCGACGAAGAGAGCGCCGCCGCAGTCCAGGAGACCGGCGGAATCGAGATCGACGACGCCCCGGTCGTGCGCTACCTGCAGAAGATCATGCTCGACGCCATCAACATGGGCGCCTCCGACATCCACTTGGAGCCCTACGAGAAGTTCTACCGCATTCGCTACCGGCGCGACGGCATGCTGTACGAAGTTGCTCAGCCGCCGATGGCGATCAAGGACAAGGTCGCGTCGCGCATCAAGGTGCTGTCGCGTCTCGACATTTCCGAGAAGCGCGTGCCGCAGGACGGCCGCATGAAGTTGGTGCTGTCGAAGAACCGCGCGATCGATTTTCGCGTCAGCACCCTGCCGACGCTGTATGGCGAAAAAATCGTGATGCGTATTCTCGACCCGAGCAGTGCGCAGCTCGGGATCGAAGCGCTGGGTTACGAGCCCTGGCAGAAGGATCTGCTGATGGACGCAATCCGGCGCCCCTATGGCATGGTGCTCGTCACCGGGCCGACCGGCTCCGGCAAGACCGTGTCGCTCTATACCTGCCTGAATATTCTGAACAAGCCCGACGTCAACATTTCGACCGCCGAAGATCCGGCCGAAATCCAGTTGCCCGGAATCAACCAGGTCAACGTCAACGATAAGGCTGGGCTGACGTTTTCGGCGGCGCTCAAATCCTTCCTGCGGCAGGACCCCGACGTCATCATGGTCGGCGAGATTCGCGATCTCGAAACCGCGGACATCGCGATCAAGGCGGCGCAGACCGGACACATGGTGATGTCGACGCTGCACACCAACGATGCCCCCGGCACGCTGACGCGTCTGCTGAACATGGGTGTCGCGCCGTTCAACGTCGCCTCGTCGGTGATTTTGATCACCGCCCAGCGCCTCGGTCGACGTCTGTGCAGCTGCAAGCAGCCCGCCGACGTTCCCACGGAAACCCTGCTCGCCGCAGGCTTCACCGAGGATCAGCTGGACGGGACGTGGCAGCCCTACCGGCCGGTCGGGTGCGAGATATGCGGCGGCAGCGGCTACAAGGGCCGCGTCGGCATCTATCAGGTCATGCCGATCACCGACGCGATGACGCGGATCATCCTCAAGGGCGGCAACGAATCCGACATCGCGGACCAGGCCAAGCGCGAAGGCGTGCTCGATTTGCGCCAGGCGGGTCTGTTGAAGGTAAAAGCCGGGCTCACCTCGCTGGAAGAGGTCGAGGCCGTTACCAACATTTAA
- the rplS gene encoding 50S ribosomal protein L19, whose translation MNIIEQLEQEEIARLGKTVPDFAPGDTVVVQVKVKEGNRERLQAYEGVVIAKRNRGLNSAFTVRKISAGEGVERTFQTYSPLVASVEVKRRGDVRRAKLYYLRERSGKSARIKEKLPARKASVAAE comes from the coding sequence ATGAACATCATCGAGCAACTCGAACAGGAAGAAATCGCCCGCCTCGGCAAAACCGTTCCCGACTTCGCCCCCGGCGACACCGTCGTCGTCCAGGTGAAAGTGAAGGAGGGCAACCGCGAGCGTCTGCAGGCCTACGAGGGCGTCGTCATCGCCAAGCGCAACCGTGGCCTCAACTCCGCCTTCACCGTCCGCAAGATCTCGGCAGGCGAAGGCGTCGAGCGCACCTTCCAGACCTACTCGCCGCTGGTCGCGAGCGTCGAAGTCAAGCGCCGCGGCGACGTCCGCCGCGCCAAGCTCTACTATCTGCGCGAGCGCTCCGGCAAGTCGGCGCGCATCAAGGAAAAGCTGCCTGCGCGCAAGGCAAGCGTGGCCGCCGAATAA
- the trmD gene encoding tRNA (guanosine(37)-N1)-methyltransferase TrmD has protein sequence MRFDAVTLFAEMFDAVLDYGITRRALDRGLYRFKSWNPRAFTDDPHRTVDDRPYGGGPGMLMLAEPLDRALNAVQQELASENLAPWVVHFSPRGRPLTQQRVMELKDMPALVLLCGRYEGIDERLLQRRVDEEVSLGDFVLSGGELPALALMDAIVRQLPGALNDAESAAQDSFSAGLLDCPHYTRPEVWQGMAVPQVLKSGNHAAIAKWRHEQSLRLTGALRPDLLERAQHDERN, from the coding sequence ATGCGCTTCGACGCGGTCACGCTCTTCGCCGAGATGTTCGATGCGGTACTGGACTACGGCATCACGCGACGCGCGCTGGATCGCGGGCTTTACCGATTCAAGTCGTGGAACCCCCGCGCCTTCACCGACGATCCGCATCGTACGGTCGACGACCGGCCCTACGGTGGCGGCCCCGGCATGCTGATGCTGGCCGAGCCCCTGGACCGTGCGCTGAATGCCGTGCAGCAGGAACTGGCGAGCGAGAATCTGGCGCCGTGGGTGGTGCATTTTTCGCCGCGCGGCCGCCCGCTGACGCAGCAGCGGGTGATGGAACTGAAGGACATGCCCGCACTCGTGCTGCTTTGCGGGCGATACGAAGGCATCGACGAGCGGCTGCTGCAGCGCCGCGTGGACGAGGAGGTCTCGCTCGGCGACTTCGTGCTGTCGGGCGGCGAATTGCCCGCGCTGGCGCTGATGGACGCGATCGTCCGCCAGTTGCCGGGCGCCCTGAACGACGCGGAGTCGGCGGCACAGGACTCGTTTAGCGCTGGGCTCCTCGACTGCCCGCATTACACGCGACCCGAGGTCTGGCAGGGCATGGCGGTGCCGCAAGTGCTGAAAAGCGGCAACCACGCGGCAATCGCCAAGTGGCGGCACGAACAGAGCCTGCGGCTAACGGGGGCCCTGCGGCCCGACCTGCTGGAACGGGCGCAGCACGATGAACGGAATTGA
- a CDS encoding methylated-DNA--[protein]-cysteine S-methyltransferase, giving the protein MPAYDAVLPAPMCRLGARFTGDALTRLDFLPADAEVSSGIDSRARELSVQLEAYWQDPGHVFDLFYVPLGTPFQLRVWHALMRIPAGRPTTYGSLAARLGTAPRAVGQACGANPLPILIPCHRVVAARGVGGFMHADSGMPLDVKLSLLAHERRAD; this is encoded by the coding sequence ATGCCCGCCTACGACGCCGTCCTGCCAGCGCCCATGTGTCGCCTCGGCGCCCGCTTCACCGGGGACGCCCTGACGCGGCTGGATTTTTTGCCTGCGGACGCCGAAGTCTCGTCCGGCATCGACTCGCGCGCCCGAGAGTTGAGTGTCCAGCTCGAGGCGTATTGGCAGGACCCCGGCCATGTCTTCGATCTTTTCTACGTCCCCCTCGGAACGCCGTTTCAACTGCGCGTCTGGCACGCCCTCATGCGCATCCCGGCGGGCCGGCCGACGACCTACGGGAGCCTTGCCGCCCGCCTGGGAACCGCGCCACGCGCGGTCGGCCAGGCCTGCGGCGCCAACCCGCTGCCGATCCTGATTCCCTGCCATCGCGTCGTTGCCGCGCGCGGCGTCGGCGGATTCATGCACGCCGACTCGGGAATGCCGCTGGACGTGAAGCTCTCGCTGCTGGCCCATGAACGACGCGCTGATTGA
- the coaE gene encoding dephospho-CoA kinase (Dephospho-CoA kinase (CoaE) performs the final step in coenzyme A biosynthesis.), protein MFTIGLTGGIGSGKSAAAERFAELGVPVIDTDVIAHELTRPGSRALDVIRASFGEAVIAADGSLDRPVLRRRVFVDPAARRQLEAILHPLILHEVKARLASLSGPYAVAVIPLLVETGAYDAPVDRIAVVDCPEELQIARTIARSGLTPDEVGAILAAQAARPARLAVADDVIVNTGSLAALRDQVDALHQRYLTLAANRLP, encoded by the coding sequence ATGTTCACGATCGGGCTGACCGGCGGCATCGGTTCCGGCAAGTCCGCAGCCGCAGAACGGTTTGCCGAGCTCGGCGTGCCGGTCATCGATACCGACGTGATCGCGCACGAGCTGACGCGACCCGGCAGCCGCGCGCTGGACGTGATCCGCGCATCGTTCGGGGAGGCGGTCATCGCCGCGGACGGCTCGCTCGACCGCCCCGTGCTGCGTCGCCGCGTGTTCGTCGACCCGGCTGCGCGGCGGCAGCTCGAAGCGATTCTCCACCCCCTCATTCTTCACGAGGTGAAGGCACGGCTTGCGTCGCTTTCGGGGCCGTACGCGGTGGCGGTCATCCCCCTGCTCGTCGAGACCGGCGCCTATGATGCGCCGGTCGACCGGATCGCGGTCGTCGACTGCCCGGAAGAACTCCAGATCGCGCGCACCATTGCGCGCAGCGGACTCACCCCCGATGAGGTCGGCGCCATCCTCGCAGCGCAGGCGGCGCGGCCTGCGCGCCTCGCGGTAGCCGACGACGTCATCGTCAATACCGGCTCTTTGGCGGCGCTTCGCGACCAAGTCGACGCGCTGCATCAGCGCTATCTCACGCTCGCTGCAAACCGTCTGCCTTGA
- a CDS encoding cytochrome C assembly family protein, giving the protein MSPFSLAALCVSAAYGWMAWRMRSVSPQSFWLRLGLPATLLAHGALLYVSVLGEGDIRLGFGNSVSTVFWLAALMYWASSHGAPLARVQSWVTGLASAGTLFLAIFTAAHVIPNSQMLALRAHLAVSFLAYGLLAVAALHALLMTILEKQLHRGAVAVGAAPPLLTLEAILFRTIGAGFVLLTLVVSSGILFSEELFGQPLQLTHKVVFGILSWLVFGGLLLGRHFRGWRGRTALWWTITGFTLLLMAYVGTQFVLEVVLGR; this is encoded by the coding sequence ATGTCTCCGTTTTCGCTGGCCGCCCTGTGCGTGAGCGCCGCGTATGGCTGGATGGCCTGGCGCATGCGCAGCGTCTCCCCGCAATCGTTCTGGCTACGCCTCGGTCTGCCTGCGACGCTGCTCGCGCACGGGGCCTTGCTGTACGTATCGGTACTCGGCGAGGGCGATATCCGCCTCGGCTTCGGCAACTCGGTGTCGACCGTGTTCTGGCTGGCGGCGCTCATGTACTGGGCCAGCAGCCACGGCGCGCCGCTCGCCCGGGTACAGTCCTGGGTCACCGGCCTTGCTTCCGCCGGAACGCTCTTCCTGGCCATTTTCACGGCCGCGCATGTCATCCCCAACTCGCAGATGCTGGCCCTGCGCGCCCATCTCGCGGTCTCGTTTCTCGCCTATGGCCTGCTCGCCGTGGCCGCGCTGCACGCCCTGCTGATGACAATCCTCGAAAAGCAGTTGCACCGCGGTGCCGTGGCGGTGGGTGCGGCGCCGCCCCTGCTTACCCTGGAGGCGATCCTTTTTCGCACCATCGGTGCGGGCTTCGTGCTGCTGACGCTCGTGGTGTCGAGCGGCATCCTGTTTTCCGAGGAGCTGTTCGGCCAACCGCTGCAACTCACGCACAAGGTCGTCTTCGGCATCCTCTCGTGGCTGGTTTTCGGCGGCCTGCTGCTCGGCCGGCATTTCCGTGGCTGGCGAGGGCGCACGGCCTTGTGGTGGACGATCACGGGCTTCACCCTCTTGCTCATGGCCTACGTCGGGACGCAATTCGTGCTCGAAGTCGTGCTCGGGCGTTGA
- the rpsP gene encoding 30S ribosomal protein S16 codes for MVVIRLSRGGAKNRPFYNVVVADSRCRRDGRFIERVGFYNPVAAEGAEGVRLNAERIGYWVSNGAQLSDTVARLVKQNKPAA; via the coding sequence ATGGTCGTTATTCGTCTTTCGCGCGGCGGCGCCAAAAACCGCCCCTTCTACAACGTGGTCGTGGCCGATTCGCGCTGCCGCCGTGACGGCCGCTTCATTGAGCGCGTCGGCTTCTACAACCCCGTCGCCGCCGAGGGCGCCGAAGGCGTACGCCTGAATGCGGAACGCATCGGCTACTGGGTAAGCAATGGCGCCCAGCTGTCCGACACGGTCGCGCGTCTGGTCAAGCAGAACAAGCCCGCCGCCTGA
- the rimM gene encoding ribosome maturation factor RimM (Essential for efficient processing of 16S rRNA) — MAPSCPTRSRVWSSRTSPPPDLAESEAWVVMGRVSAPFGVKGWVKVQPFSEDPGTLMDFESWRVGRGEQQAQYAVEAVQDHGKSLVAKLVGIDDRDAAFALRGQEVSVAKSALPPPEENEFYWSDLIGLTVMNREGVELGKVDSLMESGAHDLLVVKGRREHLIPFVAAFVGKVDLAGGTVEVDWGEDY; from the coding sequence ATGGCGCCCAGCTGTCCGACACGGTCGCGCGTCTGGTCAAGCAGAACAAGCCCGCCGCCTGATTTGGCTGAGTCCGAAGCCTGGGTCGTGATGGGGCGGGTCAGCGCCCCCTTCGGCGTCAAAGGCTGGGTCAAGGTCCAGCCCTTCAGCGAAGACCCGGGGACGCTGATGGATTTCGAGTCCTGGCGCGTCGGACGAGGCGAGCAGCAGGCGCAATACGCCGTCGAGGCCGTGCAGGATCACGGCAAGTCGCTGGTCGCCAAACTAGTCGGCATCGACGACCGCGACGCGGCCTTTGCTTTGCGAGGTCAGGAAGTCTCGGTGGCGAAAAGCGCGTTACCGCCGCCGGAAGAGAACGAGTTTTATTGGTCGGACCTGATCGGCCTGACCGTGATGAACCGCGAAGGCGTCGAACTCGGCAAGGTCGACAGCCTCATGGAAAGCGGCGCCCACGATCTGCTGGTCGTCAAAGGCAGGCGCGAACATCTCATTCCGTTCGTCGCGGCCTTCGTCGGCAAGGTCGACCTGGCCGGCGGGACCGTCGAGGTCGACTGGGGCGAGGACTACTAA
- the ffh gene encoding signal recognition particle protein produces MFENLSGRLAGVVKNLRGQARITEANIQDTLRQVRLALLEADVALPVVKSFIDAVKARALGQEVLTSLSPGQALIGIVHEELTRLMGGENADLNLAATPPAVILMAGLQGSGKTTTSGKLALLLKNRKKKVLLASADVYRPAAIDQLRQLAKQLDVSFFDADSERDPLKIARAAQDHARKQFYDVLIVDTAGRLAIDEAMMNEIKALHAAITPVETLFVVDAMQGQDAVNVARAFNEALPLTGVVLTKLDGDARGGAALSVRQITGKPLKFIGVGEKPNGLEPFHPERMAQRILGMGDVLSLIEQAQSSVDLAEAKKIADKVKKGKDFDLEDFKAQIQQMRKMGGLSALMDKLPGAGQMAVPAGADDKAVNRIEGIINSMTPLERRKPDIIKASRKRRIAAGAGVQVQEVNKLLNQFGQAQKMMKMMGKGGIGKMMRGMKGMLPGMR; encoded by the coding sequence ATGTTCGAAAACCTCAGTGGACGCCTCGCCGGCGTCGTCAAGAACCTGCGCGGACAGGCTCGCATCACCGAAGCCAATATTCAGGATACCTTGCGGCAGGTGCGGCTCGCGCTGCTCGAGGCAGACGTCGCGCTGCCCGTCGTCAAGAGCTTCATCGACGCGGTGAAGGCGCGAGCGCTGGGCCAGGAGGTACTCACCAGCCTGTCGCCCGGACAAGCCCTGATCGGCATCGTCCACGAAGAGCTCACCCGGCTCATGGGCGGCGAGAACGCCGACCTGAATCTCGCGGCGACGCCGCCCGCCGTTATCCTGATGGCCGGCCTGCAGGGCTCGGGCAAGACGACCACGAGTGGCAAACTCGCGCTGCTCCTGAAAAACCGCAAGAAGAAAGTACTGCTCGCCTCGGCCGACGTCTACCGGCCCGCCGCGATCGACCAGCTGCGACAGCTCGCGAAACAGCTCGACGTCAGCTTCTTCGACGCCGATAGCGAGCGCGACCCGCTGAAAATCGCGCGCGCCGCGCAGGATCACGCGCGCAAGCAGTTCTACGACGTGCTGATCGTCGATACCGCAGGCCGTCTCGCGATCGACGAGGCCATGATGAACGAGATCAAGGCGCTGCACGCCGCCATCACGCCCGTCGAAACGCTGTTCGTGGTCGATGCGATGCAGGGCCAGGACGCCGTCAACGTGGCGCGCGCCTTCAACGAAGCGCTGCCGCTCACCGGCGTCGTCCTGACCAAGCTCGACGGCGACGCGCGCGGCGGCGCGGCGCTTTCGGTCCGACAGATCACCGGCAAGCCGCTGAAGTTCATCGGCGTCGGCGAAAAACCCAACGGCCTCGAGCCCTTCCATCCCGAAAGGATGGCGCAACGCATTCTCGGCATGGGGGACGTGCTGTCGCTGATCGAGCAGGCGCAAAGTTCGGTCGACCTGGCCGAGGCAAAGAAAATCGCCGACAAGGTCAAGAAAGGCAAGGACTTCGACCTCGAGGACTTCAAGGCGCAGATCCAGCAGATGCGCAAGATGGGCGGGCTGTCAGCGCTGATGGACAAGCTTCCGGGCGCCGGCCAGATGGCGGTCCCGGCCGGCGCCGACGACAAGGCCGTGAATCGCATCGAAGGCATCATCAACAGCATGACGCCGCTCGAGCGTCGCAAACCCGACATCATCAAGGCGAGCCGCAAGCGCCGCATCGCCGCCGGGGCCGGCGTGCAGGTGCAGGAGGTCAACAAACTGCTGAACCAGTTCGGCCAGGCGCAGAAGATGATGAAAATGATGGGCAAGGGCGGCATCGGCAAGATGATGCGCGGCATGAAAGGCATGCTCCCCGGGATGCGCTGA
- a CDS encoding type II secretion system F family protein has translation MATAAKAVKDATFLWEGMDKRGKKVKGQIQAAGETLVNAQLRKQGIRVTKLKKQSNLFGGGKRITEKDVALFTRQLATMMKAGVPLLQSFEIVARGHSNPSMQRLLMEIKADIEKGSSLTQSFARHPLYFDALFCNLVGAGEAAGILEAVLDRLAVYKEKILAIKGKIKSALFYPVSIIVVAFVITAIIMIFVIPAFKELFSSFGTDLPGPTLVVMAISDFFVTWWWAIFGGIGGGIYAFLQAWKRSRKIQIAMDRFLLKLPIFGAVIEKATIARWTRTLSTMFAAGVPLVEALESVAGASGNQVFVEATQKIRGEVATGTALTVAMQNSGRFPNMVLQMAAIGEESGSLDAMLGKVADFYESEVDDAVEALSSLMEPLIMVVLGTLIGGMVIAMYLPIFKMGAVVG, from the coding sequence ATGGCGACAGCGGCAAAGGCAGTCAAGGACGCGACCTTCCTGTGGGAAGGCATGGACAAGCGCGGCAAGAAGGTCAAGGGTCAGATCCAGGCCGCCGGCGAAACGCTTGTCAACGCGCAGCTACGCAAGCAGGGGATCCGGGTCACGAAGCTCAAGAAGCAGAGCAATCTTTTCGGCGGCGGCAAGCGCATCACCGAAAAGGATGTCGCGCTCTTCACGCGGCAGCTCGCGACCATGATGAAGGCCGGCGTGCCCTTGCTGCAGTCGTTCGAAATCGTGGCCCGCGGGCACTCCAACCCGTCAATGCAGCGGCTGCTCATGGAGATCAAGGCCGACATCGAGAAGGGCAGCAGCCTCACGCAGTCGTTTGCACGGCACCCGCTCTATTTCGACGCACTCTTCTGCAACCTCGTCGGGGCCGGCGAGGCGGCCGGTATCCTCGAGGCGGTGCTCGACCGGCTCGCGGTCTACAAGGAAAAGATCCTCGCGATCAAGGGCAAGATCAAGTCGGCGCTGTTCTACCCGGTGTCGATCATCGTGGTCGCCTTCGTCATCACGGCGATCATCATGATTTTCGTCATCCCCGCCTTCAAGGAGCTATTCAGCAGCTTCGGGACGGACCTGCCGGGACCGACCCTGGTCGTGATGGCGATTTCGGACTTTTTCGTCACGTGGTGGTGGGCGATTTTCGGCGGAATAGGCGGCGGCATCTACGCGTTTCTGCAGGCGTGGAAGCGCTCGCGCAAGATCCAGATAGCCATGGACCGATTCTTGCTAAAGTTGCCCATTTTCGGCGCGGTCATTGAAAAAGCGACGATCGCGCGCTGGACGCGCACGCTATCGACCATGTTCGCGGCAGGCGTACCGCTGGTCGAGGCACTCGAATCGGTTGCCGGCGCGTCGGGCAATCAGGTCTTCGTCGAGGCGACGCAGAAGATCCGCGGTGAGGTTGCGACCGGGACGGCCCTGACCGTCGCGATGCAGAACTCGGGGCGCTTTCCGAATATGGTGCTGCAGATGGCGGCGATCGGCGAGGAGTCGGGCTCGCTCGACGCGATGCTCGGCAAGGTCGCCGATTTTTACGAGTCTGAAGTCGATGACGCCGTCGAGGCGCTGTCGAGCCTGATGGAGCCCCTCATCATGGTCGTGTTGGGCACGCTGATCGGTGGGATGGTCATCGCGATGTACCTGCCGATCTTCAAGATGGGCGCGGTCGTCGGATGA
- a CDS encoding prepilin peptidase — protein sequence MTLFVAEPALFTGLVFLLGLLVGSFLNVVVHRLPKMMDAEWQAQCAELRGEPSPAGPRFNLWAPRSACPACGHAITALENVPLLSWLWLRGRCASCRTPISARYPLVELLAALLSAAVAWKWGPTVQAAGALLLVWMLIALAFIDLDTTLLPDSLTLPLLWAGLLINLGGHFASLPDAVAGAAAGYLVLWSVYWMFKLVTGKEGMGYGDFKLLAAIGAWLGWQLLPVTLLLASVVGAVVGITMIVAVKHDRRVPIPFGPYLAGGGLVALFFGADLTQAYLAQF from the coding sequence ATGACGCTATTCGTCGCCGAACCGGCCCTCTTCACAGGGCTGGTTTTCCTGCTCGGCCTGCTCGTCGGCAGCTTTCTCAACGTCGTCGTCCACCGCCTGCCGAAAATGATGGACGCCGAATGGCAGGCGCAGTGCGCGGAGCTGCGCGGCGAGCCGTCGCCGGCGGGGCCGCGTTTCAACCTGTGGGCGCCGCGCTCGGCGTGCCCGGCCTGCGGCCACGCGATCACGGCGCTCGAGAACGTACCGCTGCTTTCGTGGCTATGGCTTCGCGGACGGTGCGCGTCTTGCAGGACGCCGATCAGCGCGCGCTATCCGCTGGTCGAACTGCTCGCGGCGCTGCTCTCCGCGGCGGTGGCCTGGAAGTGGGGGCCGACGGTCCAGGCCGCCGGTGCATTGCTGCTCGTCTGGATGCTCATCGCGCTCGCCTTCATCGATCTTGACACGACGTTGTTGCCGGACAGCCTGACGCTTCCACTGCTCTGGGCCGGCTTGCTGATCAATCTCGGCGGACATTTCGCTTCCCTTCCTGACGCGGTCGCCGGCGCGGCCGCGGGCTACCTCGTGCTATGGTCGGTCTACTGGATGTTCAAGCTGGTGACGGGCAAGGAGGGGATGGGCTATGGTGATTTCAAGCTGCTGGCGGCGATCGGGGCGTGGCTCGGCTGGCAGTTGCTGCCCGTCACGCTTCTGCTCGCGTCGGTCGTCGGGGCGGTGGTCGGCATCACGATGATCGTCGCCGTCAAGCACGACCGCCGTGTGCCGATCCCGTTCGGCCCCTACCTCGCGGGCGGGGGACTCGTTGCCCTGTTCTTCGGTGCGGACCTGACGCAGGCCTATCTCGCGCAGTTCTGA